A portion of the Cryptomeria japonica chromosome 5, Sugi_1.0, whole genome shotgun sequence genome contains these proteins:
- the LOC131060939 gene encoding uncharacterized protein LOC131060939, whose protein sequence is MFVSDAWLGSTYSKRPEAEKIVSIVFDEGFNKSGELTAVTEPLVRVLCMVDGEGMPMGFIYEAMDRAKEAISHYYRGNTRKCEILWRIIDRRWTNQLHQPIHAFAYFLNPKFYFSDSFRADEEVMAGVITCIDKMTPDPELRDKVLDELEIYKGAEGRLFSSQLAIDRRGKQQPDLWWENYGAGTPNLQKIAIRVLSQPCSASRCERNCSVFESIHTKKRNRLSQKRLNDLVFVPYNLRLRVRQVEGVLHEAIDLDEIDPYGDWTMNEQNDGDDVLLTEEEIAEIERGAAQDAEGARLDEMEDEDEDEDEDDEEDFDFEEESSHHLDTTTPTATTSSSRPEKLSYIRKNTKRKM, encoded by the exons atgtttgtgtcagatgcttggttggggtctacatactccaaaagacctgaagcagagaagattgtgagcattgtttttgatgaagggttcaataaaagtggagagttgactgcg gtgacagaacctttggtaagggttctttgtatggtggatggagagggcatgccaatgggtttcatttatgaggccatggatagggccaaagaggccatttcacattactatcgtggaaatacaagaaaatgtgaaatcctttggcgcatcattgatcgtaggtggacaaaccaactccaccaaccgatacatgccttcgcctactttttgaacccgaaattctacttctctgattcatttagggctgatgaggaggtcatggcaggtgttattacatgcattgataagatgacacctgatcctgagttgagagacaaggttcttgatgagttggag atctacaaaggtgcagaggggagactcttctcatcacaactagcaattgataggagaggaaaacaacaaccag atttatggtgggagaattatggtgccggcacgcctaatcttcaaaagatagctattcgtgttttgtctcagccatgcagtgcttctaGGTGTGAACGAAATTGTAGTGTctttgagagcattcacacaaagaagagaaatagattgtcacaaaagcggctcaatgatctagtatttgttccgtacaaccttcgccttcgagttagacaggtggagggtgttttacatgaggccattgacttggatgaaattgatccatatggtgattggaccatgaatgaacaaaatgatggtgatgatgtcctccttaccgaagaagaaattgcagaaatagagagaggagcagcacaagatgcagaaggagcaagattggatgaaatggaggatgaagatgaggacgaagatgaggatgatgaggaggactttgactttgaagaagaatcatctcaccatttagataccacaacacccactgctactacttctagctcaaggcctgaaaaattgagctatattaggaaaaatacaaagaggaagatgtag